The nucleotide window TCGGCGAGATCACCGACAAAGGTTCGCTCAACCAGCGAGCAGTCCTGCAATGGCGTGCGGCGAAGGTCGATGCGCTGTATCGCGGTGAAGACGACAGCCTCATCTACGACGGTAACGGTTTGTAGCCGTATCAGCTGAGCCTGTGGGAGCGGGCTTGCTCGCTCCCACCATGGGATCCTCACTCAGCGTTTTCGTTGTGATAAACCTTGTGCAGCAACGCCAGCAACTGCTGGCGTTCGACCGGACTCAGGCTTGAGGTGGCGGTGATGTCACTCTGGGCTGCGATCTCCTTGAGTTGTTTGAGGAGTACTTCCCCGGCTTTGCTCAAAAAGATGCCGTACGAGCGCTTGTCAGGTTTGCAACGAACCCGCACCGCCAGGCCACGGCTTTCGAGCTTGTTCAGCAACGTAACCACTTGTGGCGGCTCAATGGTCAGTGCGCGGGCCAGATCGGTTTGCATCAGCCCTGGCTCACTCTCGATGATCACCAATGCAGAGAACTGTGCCGGGCGCAGGTCGAACGGGCGAAAGTCTTCGATCAACTGCTGGAACATTTTCAATTGCGCGCGGCGCAGGGCATAGCCAATCAGCGAATCCAGAGAAGCGTCCAGTGGAACGTTCTCGTCAGGAGCGGCAAGCGCTTGGGTGGTGGCGCCAGGCTTTCTGGGCATGAGGTGAGAATCCTTGAGCTTCATAGTTAACATCGTTAATCATTTTCGCACTGTTCACCGTGCACTGACCAGCCTGAATCAGGCCGAGGCTTGTCGGTACTTCTTCAGTCGGTAAGCAAACTGCGCGCGGCTCAGCCCTAGCAGTCGCGCGGCGGCGGCGAGATTGCCTTCACTCTTTTGCAGCGCTTCGTCGATCAGGCGCGACTCAAGCCCTTCAATGGAGAAGCCGTGTTCCAGGCGAGCCAGGGTTTCCAGCAAGGCTGGATGCGGCTGTGTGCCGGCGGGACTTTGGTCGATTGCTGCGAGGCTGCCATTACCGTCCAGAGAGTACGCCTCCTGCGGCATGGGTTCGTTGCGAAACAGGTGGACCAGATCGATGGCTTGACCGTCTTCGCTGGCGATCAGGCCGCGCTCCACCAGGTTTTGCAGTTCCCGTACGTTGCCCGGGAAGTCATAGCGCAACAACACCTTGAGCGCGCGCATGGTCAGCCCGGCGGGCTTGCGGGCATAGGCCTGACAGAAGCGCCGCAGGAACGCGTTGACCAGCAACGGGATGTCGTCGCGACGTTCGCGCAGTGGCGGCAGGGTGATGGGGTAGACGTTCAGCCGGTAGAACAGGTCCTCGCGAAAGTCTCCCGCCGCCACGGCCTTGCGCAGGTCGACATTGGTGGCCGCCACCACCCGGACGTCAACCTTGATCGGCTGACTGCCGCCGATGCGCTCGATCTCGCGCTCTTGCAATGCACGCAGCAACTTGCCCTGGCCCGGCAGGCTCAGGCTGGCGATTTCGTCGAGGAACAGGGTGCCGCCATGGGCGCGCTCGAAGCGTCCGGGGCGCGAATGGCTCGCGCCGGTATAGGCGCCGCGTTCGACACCGAACAGTTCCGCCTCGATCAAATTGTCCGGGATCGCGGCGCAGTTGAGGGCCACGAAAGGCGCTTGATGGCGGGGGCTGAACTGGTGCAACTGACGGGCGAACAACTCCTTGCCGACCCCGGACTCGCCGCTGAACAGCACCGTGGCAGGCGTCGGCGCAACGCGCTGCAAGGCGAGGGTCGCGGCGTTGAAGGCTGCGCTGGCGCCAATGGGTTTTTGCCCGCCGGATAGTTCGCTGTCGTCGTCCTGGGGGGCGGGCGCCGGGGCTGGACGTTGTCTGGGGGCGACGCCGGAGGGCGAGGCGGTGAGATAACTCAGGTCCTGTTCGACATCGCCCCATTGCTCGGCGGTCTTGCCGATCACCCGGCAGCACTCATGGCCCATGCCCCGGCATTCGGTTTCACGGAAGATCACCAGACGGCCGAACAGCCCGCTGACATAACCGATGGCATAGCCCAGTTCGGTCCAGCACACCGGGTCCTGACCGATCCCGTACGCGGCGATATGTTCATCGGCCTCACAGGAGTGGTGCCAGAGGAATTCACCTTCGTAGAAGCCTGAGTCGGCGTCGAATTTGAAGTGCAGGGGTTCGACCTTGGTCATGCCTTCGAGTGTATGCAGACGCGTGCCGGCCGAGAAAATGGCCGCGGCGTCGGCGTCTGGCCAGCGCTCGCGGATCAATCGCGCATCCCGTGCGCCGGACAGATAGCCGGTGCGGGTAAACAGACCGCGGGTTTGCTCCAGCCCCTGGCGGTCGATGATCTCCCGCCGCAGCGCGCCGAAGGATGAACTGTGCAACAGCAGCATGCGCTGGTCGTTGAGCCAGATACGTCCGTCGACGGGGGAAAAGAACAGGCACTCGGCTAACTCGGCCAGGGTCGGTGAGTTGCCCTCGGCCAGTTGCGTGCTGTCTCCTCGGGGCGAGAAATGCTCATCCTGCACCGTGAGATGAGGAAGCAGCGAATGGGGATTATTCATTGTTATGCCCCTGAGCGAGTCGACTGATCGAAATGATCAGTTAGCAAAACAGTTATTAAACATAACTTTATCATTTGGACAAGTGGCGGGATGCCACCCCTGCGCCGAACACCTTGTCCTATTTGTCAGTGCTCCTCCCAAGCCAGCAGGCCAGAGCCTTCGCCACCTAAAGCGCGGCGCAATGCAGAAAGTCGGCACAGCCCTTGCTCTACAGCTTTCACGACGCAGACGACCTACATCGTTTAGTAAGGCCGCGTCAGGCAATTACAAACACAAGAGCCGGGAGACCGAAATGTCGGTAAGTGAACCATCTGATTTTCTGCGGGACGAGCTGTGGTGCGAGCGCATCTTCAATGGCGACTGGATACGTCCTTTGGGCGGCAGCAACAGCGTCATCGAACCGGCCACCGGTGAGGTGCTGACCGTCACAGGTTTGGCCGATGCGGCGGACATCGCGTTTGCCAGCCTGAACGCTGCCCGTGCTCAACCGGCCTGGGCGGCCTTGGGGCCACGGGAACGCGCCGGGATCTTTCGCAAAGCCGCAGCACTGGCCCAGCAACACTTTGCCGAGCTGGCGCTGTACATCGCTCGGGAAAGTGGCGGCAGCCTGTTCAAGGGTGAACATGAAGTCCGTGAGGCGATCGTCTTGCTGCATCAGGCTGCCGGCCTGCTGTCGCAGCCCCATGGCCTGGTCCTTCCCAGCGAGGCGGGACGTTTGTCTTATGCGCGCCGGCTGCCCCATGGCGTGGTCGGGGTGATCTCGCCCTTCAACTTTCCTCTGGTGCTGTCCCTGCGTTCAGTGGCACCGGCGCTGGCGGCCGGCAACGCCGTGGTGCTCAAGCCCGATCCGCAGACCCCGGTCAGTGGCGGTTTCATTATTGCCCGGTTGTTCGAGGCGGCCGGTCTGCCCAAGGGGCTGTTGCAGGTTTTACCGGGCGCCGCAGTGGCCGGTGAGGCCCTGTGCCGCGACCCGCATGTCCGGATGATCGCGTTCACCGGTTCGACGGCGGCCGGGCGCAAGGTCGCGGAGGTGGCCGGGCGTCATCTGAAAAAAGTCGCCCTGGAGCTGGGCGGCAAGAACTCGCTGATCGTGCTCGAGGATGCCGATCTCGAGCTGGCAGCCAGCAACGCCGCGTGGGGTGCCTGGCTGCACCAGGGCCAGATCTGCATGGCCACCGGACGCATCCTGGCCCATGAGTCAATCGCGCAAGAGCTGATTCGCCGGCTGGCAGAGAAGGCACGGGCGATCACGGTCGGCAATGCCGCTCGTGGCGAGGCGGTACTGGGGCCTTTGATCAACAAGCGGCAGTTGCAACGCGTGCATGAAATCGTCACCGAGAGTGTGAAGGCCGGGGCAACTCTGGAAGCCGGCGGCGAGTTTGAACGGCTCTTTTACCAACCGACGGTACTTTCCGGCGTGCGCCCGGGCATGCGCGCATTCGACGAGGAGATCTTCGGCCCGGTCGCCACGGTGGTGAGTTTTGCCAGCGACGAGGAAGCCATCGAATTGGCCAGCCACACCGAATATGGCTTGTCCGCGGGGATCATTTCGCCTTCGGTCGGGCGCGCGATGGCGATTGGCGAGCAACTCAATTGTGGTCTGCTGCACATCAACGATCAGACGGTGGCCGACGAGTGCATCAATCCATTCGGCGGACGCGGCAGCTCGGGAAATGCCGGCAGCGTTGGCGGCCCGGCCGACTGGGACGAATACACCCAATGGCAATGGGTGACGGTCAAGGACACCGCGCCGCGCTACCCGTTCTGACGGGCCAGCTTTTTTACCGGGGCCGACGAGATGGGTCGGCCCACCGAGTGCACAAAAATAATAAGAGGACTCAACATGAAACTCGACAACAAGATGGTGCTGGTGACCGGAGTCTCCTCGGGTATCGGCGCCGCCACTGCAAACCTGCTGCGCGCCCACGGCGCCCACGTGATTGGCGTGGATCTGAAGGCCCCGCACATGACCCTGGACGGTTTTGTGCAAGGTGATTTAAGCAGTGCCGAGAACATCGACCGGCTATTGCCGCAGTTACCGGCACGGATCGACAGCCTGTGCAATATCGCCGGGGTGCCGGGCACCGCAAACCCGCAACTGCTGGCGAAGGTCAACTACCTGGGGCTGCGTCACCTGAGCCGCGCATTGCTGCCGCGCATCAACGCTGGCGGCAGCATCGTCAATATCGCCTCGATCCTCGGCGCCGAGTGGCCGTTACGCCTGGAACAGCACAAGGCGTTGGCGCGCATCGAAGAGTTCGCCGCCGCGCAAGCCTGGCTGGCCGAGCACCCGGTACCGGACGAGACCTGCTACCAGTATTTCAAGGAAGCCTTGATCGTCTGGAATTACCTGCAGGCCCAGCCCTGGTTTCTCGAACATTCAGTGCGCATGAACAGCGTGGCGCCGGGCCCGGTGTTCACACCCATCCTCGGCGACTTCGTGAGCATGCTCGGTGAAGCACGGACCCAGGCCGATGCCCATCGCATGAAACGCCCCGGTTATGCCGATGAGGTGGCGGCGGTGATCGCTTTCCTGTGTGCCGACGAGTCGCGCTGGATCAACGGCGTCAACCTGGCAGTCGATGGCGGACTGGCCTCCACCTACATCTGAAACGCTGTGGTGAGGGGGCTTGCCCCCGTTCGGCTGCGAAGCAGTCGTAAAACCGGCACACGAGTCTCTTGAGAGAACTCGTTGCCTGAATTCAGGGCCGCTGCGCGCCCCAGCGGGGCAAGCTCCCTCGCCACACGTGCAAAGCCATGCCAAAAAATAAAAATAATGAGGAGCGTCCATGAACAACGTTAAACGTTGCTTTCGTTTCAAGCATTGCGCCCTGTTTCTGGCGTTATGCAGCGCAGGCGTGATGGTCGAAAGGGTCGAGGCCATGCAAATGGAGCTCGGGGATTCCGACTGGAAACTGCGTTGGGACAACACCATCAAGTACAGCCAGGCCTGGCGTCTGCAAGGTCAGGACAGCCGATTGGTCAACGCGCCGACCGCCAACGGCCTGTACCCCTCTATCCAGAGTCAGGGCGATAAAAACTTCAGCAGCGGCCTGGTCTCCAACCGTCTGGATCTGTTCTCCGAAATGGACCTCAGCCGGAAAAACTATGGGCTGCGCGTGAGCGGCGCGGCCTGGTACGACGATATCTATAACCAGGACACCGACAGCAGCGAGCAAACCCATTTCCTCAGTGAAACCCGCAAGCTCCACGGTCGCGACGCTGAAATTCTCGACGCCTTCGTGTTCCTGCGCGGTGACCTGGGCGAAGACTCCCAGGGCGTGGTGCGTCTGGGGCGGCACAGCCTGATCTACGGTGAAAGCCTGTTCTACGGTGGCAACGGCATCGCCAATGCCCAAGGCCCGACCGATGTGGTCAAGTTGCTCAGCGTGCCGGGCACCCAGTTCAAGGAGATCCTGCGTCCGGTCAATCAGATCTCCGGGCAGTTGCAGATCAACCCGCAGTTGTCGGTGGGTGCCTACTACCAGTTCGAGTGGGAGCGCTCCAATCTGCCCGGTGCCGGCAGCTACCTGAGCGATGTCGATGCTATCGGCTACGGCACCGGTTCGCTGCGCGAAGTGTTCGGCAACGACACGGTGAATGGCGGTGATTTGAAACCGCGAAATTCGGGGCAGGGCGGTATGCAGATTCGCTTCAAACCCACCGGGACCGAGCTGGAGCTGGGTTTCTATGCCGCGCAGTATCACGACAAAACCCCGATTGGCCTGTATGCCTACCTCGACGGTGCAGCCGCGGCGGCCACCGGGTTGCCGATCCTGAGTTCCTATCGTCAGGTCTACGCCGAAGATATCAAGACCGCCGGCGTCAGCTTCTCCACCGCTTATGGGCCGTTCAACTTTGCCGGTGAAACCTCCGTGCGCTGGAATGCGCCGCTGGTGAGCAACCTGCAAGTGGTGACCCCAGGCATGGAGGCCGATGGCGGCGATGACTCACTGTTTGCCCGGGGCAAAACCGCTCACGCCAACCTGTCGGCGATTTACCTGCTATCGCCGACGGCTTTCTGGGACGGCGGCTCGGCACTGGCCGAACTGGCGTGGAACCGCACCCTGAGCGTCACCGAGAACGCCGCCGCGCTGGATGCCAACACCACCCGCGATGCCACGGCGCTCCGGGTATTGGTGGAGCCTGCGTACTTCCAGATTGTCGACGGGATCGACCTGACCGTGCCGATCGGCATGGGCGTGGTGCTCGACGGGCGTTCTTCGGCGGTCAACAAGTCAGGCTTCGGCAATACCCATTCCGGCGACTGGAGTGTCGGGCTCAAGGCCACCTACCTGCAGCGCTGGGATGTCGGCCTCAACTACGTGAACTTCTTCGGCGCACCGAAAGCCGGGCTGCGCGAGGACGGCAATTTCAGTTACGGGCAGTCGCTGGCCGACCGCGACTTCGTCTCGCTCTACGTGAAAACCTCATTCTAATAAGGTGGATTCGCCATGCAGAACAATGCTTTCCTGAACACTTGCGTCCTCACCCTGGCCCTGGCTGGCATCAGCCTGGCGCAGGCAGCGGTATCGCCTGAGCAGGCTGCACGTTTGAAGTCTGAACTGACGCCTCTTGGCGGCGAGCGCTCCGGCAACGCCGATGGCAGCATCCCGGCCTGGGATGGCGGCTACACCAAGGCCGCGCCGGGCTACAAACCGGGTGACAAACGTCCTGATCCATTCGCCGGCGAGAAGCCGCTGTATTCGATCAAGGCCTCGAACATGGAGCAGTACGCCAGCGTGCTGGCCGAAGGCACCAAGCTGCTGCTGAAGAAATACCCGGACTATCGCCTGGACATATACCCGACCCATCGCTCGGCGGCAGCCCCGCAATGGGTGTATGACAACACCAGCAAGAATGCCACCCGTGCCACGCTGGATGTGGAAACCGAAAAAGTCGCCAGCGCCTATGGCGGCATTCCGTTCCCGATCCCGGAGAACGGCGCGCAAGTGCTGTGGAACTACCGGTTGTCCTGGCAGGGCGGCGAGACCATCAGCTCGCCGTTCGATACCTGGCTGATGACCGCCGGTGGCAAGAAGGTCCAGGCGACCCGAGCCCTGTTCAGCTATCAGTTTCCCTACTACTCGGAAAGCGGCAGCCTGGAAAATTTTGCCGGCAAGTACCAGGTTGGCAAGCTGCTGACCGAACTGCCGTCATCCAAGGCCGGCGAAGGCTTGATGACCCATTGGGACATGGACCCGGCCAACCGTGCGGCCTGGCAGTATCTGGTCGGTCAGCGCCGGGTACGCCGAGCGCCGAACATCGCCTACGACACCCCGGACTTCGTCACCTCTGGCGTCGGTCTGTTTGACGAAGCGTTCATGCTGTTCGGGCCTACCGACCGCTACGATCTCAAGCTTGCGGGCAAGAAAGAACTGATCGTCCCCTACAACAATAATCGCGCTGGCCTTGCCAAGAGCGACGACTTGGTCAAACCGAACTTTCTCAATCCTGATCTGGTGCGCTGGGAGAAGCATCGGGTCTGGGTGGTCGAGGCCACGCTCAAATCCGGCAAGCGCCATGTGGTGCCGCATCGAACCTACTACGTCGACGAGGACTCCTGGCAGATCCTGATGGTCGACGGGTATGACGCCCAGGGCAAACTGGGACGGCAGATGTATTCGCTGACGCTGCTGGCGCCAGACCTGCCGGCGCTCACTGCGCAAGTCATGTGGGGCAGCTACAACCTCGATACCGGCGCCTACTTCCTTAACTCTTCGAGCAACGATCTGGCGGTCCAGTACCAGACGATCGCAAAACCTTCAGCTTCCTATTACACACCGGACGCCATGGCCAACGAAAACATGCGTTGAACCATGGAGCGCCGTGACGAGCGAAAAGCTCGTCGCGGTCGCTAGCGATTTTCCAGGCAGGATAAAGACATGAACGTTGAAAAAATCTTTGCGAGTTTTGGTCTGCGATGGAGTGCCTGCGCGCTGGCGTTGTGTCTGTTGGCGAGTACCTCCATCGCTGCGCAGGCCGTGCCGTTCGCGGTACTGCAGCAGCCGGCACTGCCGACCGCCAAGGCCGCGCGTGCGGTATTGCTTGGGTTGGCCCGGGCTGGAGAGCGCCTGGTGGCGGTCGGCGAGCGCGGCATCGTGCTGCTCTCGGATGACTCTGGAATGACTTGGCGCCAGGCCCGTGTGCCGGTCAGCGTCAGCCTGACCGCGGTGCAATTCGTCGATGCCGAGCAGGGCTGGGCGGTCGGTCATCTGGGCGTGGTGTTGCACACCGAGGACGGTGGCGAAACCTGGCACAAGCAACTCGACGGTGAGCGTGCCGCCGCGCTGGCGGTGCAGGCCGCGGAGCGCGATGCCGATCAACCGGGCGGTGCCAGCAACCTTGCGCAGGCACGGCAGATGCTCGACGACGGGCCGGATAAACCGTTTCTCGACCTGTACTTCAGTGACCGCCTGCATGGCTACATCGTTGGCGCCTACAACCAGATCTATCGCACCGACGACGGCGGGCAAAGCTGGCGGCCGTGGATGCTGCATGTGAACAATCCGCAGGGCCTGAACCTGTATGGGATCCGCGCTTCGGGTAACGACCTGCTGCTGGTGGGGGAGCGCGGTTTGCTGTTGCGATCCTCCGATGCCGGGCATTCGTTCCAGGCCCTGAAGTCACCTTATGAAGGCAGCTTTTTCGGTGTGCTCGGCACTCGCGGCGGAGCCTTGATTGCCTATGGTTTGCGCGGTAACGCCTGGTGGTCCGATGACCGTGGTGGCAGTTGGCGACGGCTCGACACCGGCATCGAATCAACGTTGGCGAGCGCCATCGAACTGCGCGATGGCAGCCTGCTGTTGGCCAGCCAGAGCGGTGAATTGTTGTTCAGCCATGACCAGGGTCGCAGCTTCGACAAACGTCAGAGCCGTAGCGGCGGGACGGTCGCCGCCCTGCAACAGGCGGCCGACGGCAGCCTGGCCAGCGTCGGTTTGAGTGGCGCGGCGGCTGACCAGGACCCGCGGGCCTCCGGCAAACCTTGAAACTTCACGGTGTAGCGCTAGCGGGCCATGGCCCGTGCAACAGGAGTCAGACTTGAAAGACGACAAAACCCAAACCGTGATCGGCCGCCTGGAAGACTTCGACCAGGCGTCGGGCAACTTCGCTGAGCGGATGATCTTCAATCATCGGCCGCTGGTGATCCTGCTGTGTCTGCTGGTGACCCTGGTGCTCGGCTGGCAAGCCACGCGCATCGGCATCAATGCCAGCTATGAGAAGACCATCCCGACCGGCCACCCCTATGTCGCCAACTTCCTGGAGAATCGCAGCGAGCTGAGCGGCCTGGGCAACGCGTTGCGAATCGCCGTGGAGGTCAAACAGGGCAGCCTCTTCACCAAGGACTACCTCGACACCCTGGCCCGGCTCAACGACGAGCTCTATCTGCTGCCGGGTGTCGACCGGCCTTACATGAAATCGTTATGGACCCCGACCACGCGCTGGACCGCCGTGACCGAGGAGGGGCTCGATGGGGGCACCGTGATCCCCGACGACTACGATGGTTCGGCGGCCAGTATCGAACAGGTGCGAACCAACGTCGCCCGTTCCGGTGAAGTGGGTCAACTGGTGGCCGGTAACTTCAAGTCCAGCGTGATCTTCGTGCCATTGCTTGAAATCAGTCCGCAGACCGGCAAAGCCCTGGACTACGGCGAGTTTTCCCGGCAGCTGGAAGCCCTGCGGGACAAATACCAGACCGATGACCTGCGAATCCACATCACCGGTTTCACCAAGATCGTCGGCGACCTGATCGAGGGGCTGACCCAGGTCTTGTTGTTCTTCGTGATGGCGGTGCTGGTGACTGTGGTGGTGCTTTACGGCTACACCCGCTGCGTGCGCAGCACTCTGGTGGTGGTGACCTGTTCGCTGGTGGCGGTGCTCTGGCAGATGGGCCTGCTCGCGATGCTGGGGTATGAACTGGACCCATACTCGGCGCTGGTGCCGTTTCTGGTGTTCGCCATCGGCATGAGCCATGGCGCGCAAAAGATGAACGGCATCATGCAGGACGTCGGTCGCGGCACCCACCGGGTGGTGGCCGCGCGTTATACCTTTCGCCGCCTGTTCGCCGCCGGCATGACCGCTTTGCTCTGCGATGCGGTGGGTTTCGCGGTGTTGCTGCTGATCAACATCCGGGTGATTCAGGATCTGGCGATTACCGCGAGCCTCGGCGTGGCGGTACTGATCTTCACCAACCTGATTCTGCTGCCCATCCTGCTCAGCTACATCGGGGTCAGCCCGGCAGCGGCGCAACGCAGCCTGAGTTCGGAAACCGCCGAGTTGCAGGCGCAGATCAAGCATCCGTTGTGGCGTGTGCTCGATTTGTTCACCCAACGGCGCTGGGCCATTGGCGCCATGCTGGGCGGCCTGCTGCTGGCTGCGTTCGGTTTTGCCGTGAGTCTGCACCTGAAAATCGGCGATCTCGATCCCGGCGCCCCGGAGTTGCGCGCCGACTCGCGCTACAACCAGGACGCACTGTTCATGACCCGCAACTATGCGGCCAGCTCGGATATTTTCGTGGTCATGATCAAGACGCCGGAAGATCAGTGCACGCGCTACGCCAGCCTGTCCGCGGTGGACGCGTTGGCCTGGCGACTGGAGCAACTGCCAGGCGTGGAGTCGACCACCTCGATGGCGGCGCTGAGCAAGATCGCCACGGCCGGTTACAACGAAGGCAACTTCAAATGGTATGAGCTGATCCCCAATGACGGTGCGCTGGGCGCAGTGCAGACCAGGGCCCCGCGGGAGCTGTTCAATCAGGGCTGTTCGATGCTGTCGCTGTACGTTTACCTGGCCGATCACAAGGCCGATACCCTGAATCGGGTGGTGGAGGCCAGCGAGAAATTCATCAGCGAGCATCAGGTGCCAGAGGTCAAGTTCATGCTGGCCGCCGGCAGCGCCGGGATCGAAGCCGCGACCAATATCGTGGTGAAAAAATCCATGCGCGAAATGCTGTTCTGGGTCTACGGCGCGGTCAGCCTGTTATGCCTGGTGACCTTCCGCAGTTGGCGCGCAACCCTGTGCGCGATGCTGCCACTGATGCTCACCTCGATTCTTTGCGAGGCGCTGATGGTGGGTCTGGGCATGGGGGTGAAAGTGGCGACACTGCCGGTCATCGCACTGGGCGTGGGCATTGGTATCGACTACGC belongs to Pseudomonas sp. B21-015 and includes:
- a CDS encoding RND family transporter, encoding MKDDKTQTVIGRLEDFDQASGNFAERMIFNHRPLVILLCLLVTLVLGWQATRIGINASYEKTIPTGHPYVANFLENRSELSGLGNALRIAVEVKQGSLFTKDYLDTLARLNDELYLLPGVDRPYMKSLWTPTTRWTAVTEEGLDGGTVIPDDYDGSAASIEQVRTNVARSGEVGQLVAGNFKSSVIFVPLLEISPQTGKALDYGEFSRQLEALRDKYQTDDLRIHITGFTKIVGDLIEGLTQVLLFFVMAVLVTVVVLYGYTRCVRSTLVVVTCSLVAVLWQMGLLAMLGYELDPYSALVPFLVFAIGMSHGAQKMNGIMQDVGRGTHRVVAARYTFRRLFAAGMTALLCDAVGFAVLLLINIRVIQDLAITASLGVAVLIFTNLILLPILLSYIGVSPAAAQRSLSSETAELQAQIKHPLWRVLDLFTQRRWAIGAMLGGLLLAAFGFAVSLHLKIGDLDPGAPELRADSRYNQDALFMTRNYAASSDIFVVMIKTPEDQCTRYASLSAVDALAWRLEQLPGVESTTSMAALSKIATAGYNEGNFKWYELIPNDGALGAVQTRAPRELFNQGCSMLSLYVYLADHKADTLNRVVEASEKFISEHQVPEVKFMLAAGSAGIEAATNIVVKKSMREMLFWVYGAVSLLCLVTFRSWRATLCAMLPLMLTSILCEALMVGLGMGVKVATLPVIALGVGIGIDYALYVLSVILARMRAGDTLAQAYYQALLFTGKVVLLTGMTLAVAVSTWAFSPIKFQADMGILLAFMFLVNMLGALILLPALAWWLLPQKVFAKKPETNLLAQLVKER
- a CDS encoding MarR family winged helix-turn-helix transcriptional regulator translates to MPRKPGATTQALAAPDENVPLDASLDSLIGYALRRAQLKMFQQLIEDFRPFDLRPAQFSALVIIESEPGLMQTDLARALTIEPPQVVTLLNKLESRGLAVRVRCKPDKRSYGIFLSKAGEVLLKQLKEIAAQSDITATSSLSPVERQQLLALLHKVYHNENAE
- a CDS encoding DUF1329 domain-containing protein, with translation MQNNAFLNTCVLTLALAGISLAQAAVSPEQAARLKSELTPLGGERSGNADGSIPAWDGGYTKAAPGYKPGDKRPDPFAGEKPLYSIKASNMEQYASVLAEGTKLLLKKYPDYRLDIYPTHRSAAAPQWVYDNTSKNATRATLDVETEKVASAYGGIPFPIPENGAQVLWNYRLSWQGGETISSPFDTWLMTAGGKKVQATRALFSYQFPYYSESGSLENFAGKYQVGKLLTELPSSKAGEGLMTHWDMDPANRAAWQYLVGQRRVRRAPNIAYDTPDFVTSGVGLFDEAFMLFGPTDRYDLKLAGKKELIVPYNNNRAGLAKSDDLVKPNFLNPDLVRWEKHRVWVVEATLKSGKRHVVPHRTYYVDEDSWQILMVDGYDAQGKLGRQMYSLTLLAPDLPALTAQVMWGSYNLDTGAYFLNSSSNDLAVQYQTIAKPSASYYTPDAMANENMR
- a CDS encoding coniferyl-alcohol dehydrogenase; the encoded protein is MKLDNKMVLVTGVSSGIGAATANLLRAHGAHVIGVDLKAPHMTLDGFVQGDLSSAENIDRLLPQLPARIDSLCNIAGVPGTANPQLLAKVNYLGLRHLSRALLPRINAGGSIVNIASILGAEWPLRLEQHKALARIEEFAAAQAWLAEHPVPDETCYQYFKEALIVWNYLQAQPWFLEHSVRMNSVAPGPVFTPILGDFVSMLGEARTQADAHRMKRPGYADEVAAVIAFLCADESRWINGVNLAVDGGLASTYI
- a CDS encoding DUF1302 domain-containing protein; this encodes MNNVKRCFRFKHCALFLALCSAGVMVERVEAMQMELGDSDWKLRWDNTIKYSQAWRLQGQDSRLVNAPTANGLYPSIQSQGDKNFSSGLVSNRLDLFSEMDLSRKNYGLRVSGAAWYDDIYNQDTDSSEQTHFLSETRKLHGRDAEILDAFVFLRGDLGEDSQGVVRLGRHSLIYGESLFYGGNGIANAQGPTDVVKLLSVPGTQFKEILRPVNQISGQLQINPQLSVGAYYQFEWERSNLPGAGSYLSDVDAIGYGTGSLREVFGNDTVNGGDLKPRNSGQGGMQIRFKPTGTELELGFYAAQYHDKTPIGLYAYLDGAAAAATGLPILSSYRQVYAEDIKTAGVSFSTAYGPFNFAGETSVRWNAPLVSNLQVVTPGMEADGGDDSLFARGKTAHANLSAIYLLSPTAFWDGGSALAELAWNRTLSVTENAAALDANTTRDATALRVLVEPAYFQIVDGIDLTVPIGMGVVLDGRSSAVNKSGFGNTHSGDWSVGLKATYLQRWDVGLNYVNFFGAPKAGLREDGNFSYGQSLADRDFVSLYVKTSF
- a CDS encoding benzaldehyde dehydrogenase, producing the protein MSVSEPSDFLRDELWCERIFNGDWIRPLGGSNSVIEPATGEVLTVTGLADAADIAFASLNAARAQPAWAALGPRERAGIFRKAAALAQQHFAELALYIARESGGSLFKGEHEVREAIVLLHQAAGLLSQPHGLVLPSEAGRLSYARRLPHGVVGVISPFNFPLVLSLRSVAPALAAGNAVVLKPDPQTPVSGGFIIARLFEAAGLPKGLLQVLPGAAVAGEALCRDPHVRMIAFTGSTAAGRKVAEVAGRHLKKVALELGGKNSLIVLEDADLELAASNAAWGAWLHQGQICMATGRILAHESIAQELIRRLAEKARAITVGNAARGEAVLGPLINKRQLQRVHEIVTESVKAGATLEAGGEFERLFYQPTVLSGVRPGMRAFDEEIFGPVATVVSFASDEEAIELASHTEYGLSAGIISPSVGRAMAIGEQLNCGLLHINDQTVADECINPFGGRGSSGNAGSVGGPADWDEYTQWQWVTVKDTAPRYPF
- a CDS encoding sigma-54-dependent Fis family transcriptional regulator gives rise to the protein MNNPHSLLPHLTVQDEHFSPRGDSTQLAEGNSPTLAELAECLFFSPVDGRIWLNDQRMLLLHSSSFGALRREIIDRQGLEQTRGLFTRTGYLSGARDARLIRERWPDADAAAIFSAGTRLHTLEGMTKVEPLHFKFDADSGFYEGEFLWHHSCEADEHIAAYGIGQDPVCWTELGYAIGYVSGLFGRLVIFRETECRGMGHECCRVIGKTAEQWGDVEQDLSYLTASPSGVAPRQRPAPAPAPQDDDSELSGGQKPIGASAAFNAATLALQRVAPTPATVLFSGESGVGKELFARQLHQFSPRHQAPFVALNCAAIPDNLIEAELFGVERGAYTGASHSRPGRFERAHGGTLFLDEIASLSLPGQGKLLRALQEREIERIGGSQPIKVDVRVVAATNVDLRKAVAAGDFREDLFYRLNVYPITLPPLRERRDDIPLLVNAFLRRFCQAYARKPAGLTMRALKVLLRYDFPGNVRELQNLVERGLIASEDGQAIDLVHLFRNEPMPQEAYSLDGNGSLAAIDQSPAGTQPHPALLETLARLEHGFSIEGLESRLIDEALQKSEGNLAAAARLLGLSRAQFAYRLKKYRQASA
- a CDS encoding YCF48-related protein encodes the protein MNVEKIFASFGLRWSACALALCLLASTSIAAQAVPFAVLQQPALPTAKAARAVLLGLARAGERLVAVGERGIVLLSDDSGMTWRQARVPVSVSLTAVQFVDAEQGWAVGHLGVVLHTEDGGETWHKQLDGERAAALAVQAAERDADQPGGASNLAQARQMLDDGPDKPFLDLYFSDRLHGYIVGAYNQIYRTDDGGQSWRPWMLHVNNPQGLNLYGIRASGNDLLLVGERGLLLRSSDAGHSFQALKSPYEGSFFGVLGTRGGALIAYGLRGNAWWSDDRGGSWRRLDTGIESTLASAIELRDGSLLLASQSGELLFSHDQGRSFDKRQSRSGGTVAALQQAADGSLASVGLSGAAADQDPRASGKP